A window of the Desulfovibrio sp. Fe33 genome harbors these coding sequences:
- a CDS encoding DUF6785 family protein, producing the protein MNGRLRLRALATGLVLGLILCVYTPYNNAVLGGVPLGGGHFPLAPFFILAWMFVIDAAVARLTGRPPYFSGVELLTVWLMMTLFTAIGYAGLSETFLVDITAPGRYARDAYRWTEVLGPLLPESWFPHSAEAVRQLFQGLKGGRDMSVIEVMSAIPWGVWLPPLLVWSLFILGAYFVMICLTALFGRQWVVNERVNFPLLRVPQLMGEALDQRQLSSWWTNRFLLIGLTFAGSLHLLNGLHFYYPSVPELPTLVLAGTYFPKFGLFSGFYKLKLYFIPAFVGFAFLTTRQISFSMWFFHLAAGLLFGLLYVLGWQLPEAALGTTLGPDLARPEGAQTIGSYAVFFLFLLWLSRHHLKETAACFMRPACKGGKALHAPGFESPPREWGPPAWPLAGLFLGMAFLVAWCRFFGLPWTGAVLLPLAFLLVTLVVSRLVCQGGLPYFTLTAAPSDGIIGLFGTGVFGSAGVAATAVMQKVLFLDVRESVAPTLFHGSKIRESAAPARRRLLLAAIGVSLVLALAAAFATMLYLGHRYGLRELRLDWATQTVLANYENAQRLVDQPAGPNQWLITYAGFGALVMFVLIYCYYKLPWWPLHPLGYLAAYSAGMKILWYPFFLGWLCNHLVLHYGGTRLYNKVRFLFIGLILGDFLMGGVYAVIGMFSNQAYSVFPL; encoded by the coding sequence ATGAACGGACGACTGAGGCTGCGCGCACTGGCGACCGGGCTCGTCCTCGGACTGATCCTGTGCGTCTACACCCCCTACAACAACGCGGTGCTCGGCGGCGTCCCGCTGGGCGGCGGACACTTCCCCCTGGCCCCCTTCTTCATCCTGGCCTGGATGTTCGTCATCGACGCGGCCGTCGCCCGGCTGACCGGCAGGCCGCCCTATTTCTCCGGGGTGGAGCTCCTGACGGTCTGGCTGATGATGACCCTGTTCACGGCCATCGGCTACGCGGGGCTGTCCGAGACCTTTCTCGTCGATATCACCGCGCCCGGACGCTACGCCAGGGACGCCTACCGCTGGACCGAAGTGCTGGGGCCGCTCCTGCCCGAATCCTGGTTCCCCCACTCAGCCGAGGCCGTGCGCCAGCTCTTCCAGGGGCTCAAGGGCGGCCGGGACATGTCCGTCATCGAGGTCATGTCCGCCATCCCGTGGGGCGTCTGGCTGCCCCCGCTCCTCGTCTGGTCCCTGTTCATCCTGGGCGCGTACTTCGTCATGATCTGCCTGACGGCCCTGTTCGGACGCCAGTGGGTGGTCAACGAACGGGTCAACTTTCCCCTGCTGCGCGTCCCCCAGCTCATGGGCGAGGCCCTGGACCAGCGGCAGTTGTCCTCATGGTGGACGAACCGGTTCCTGCTCATCGGGCTGACCTTTGCCGGGTCGCTGCACCTGCTCAACGGGCTGCACTTCTACTATCCGTCCGTGCCCGAGCTGCCGACCCTGGTCCTGGCCGGAACCTACTTCCCGAAATTCGGCCTCTTCTCCGGGTTCTACAAACTGAAGCTCTATTTCATCCCGGCCTTCGTGGGCTTCGCCTTCCTGACCACCCGGCAGATTTCCTTCTCCATGTGGTTCTTCCACCTCGCGGCCGGTCTCCTCTTCGGCCTGCTCTACGTGCTCGGCTGGCAGTTGCCCGAAGCCGCGCTCGGGACCACCCTCGGCCCGGACCTGGCCCGCCCCGAGGGAGCGCAGACCATCGGCTCCTACGCCGTGTTTTTCCTCTTCCTTCTCTGGCTCTCCCGCCACCACCTGAAGGAAACGGCCGCCTGTTTCATGCGGCCCGCCTGCAAAGGCGGCAAGGCCCTGCACGCCCCGGGCTTCGAATCGCCGCCCCGCGAATGGGGCCCGCCCGCATGGCCGCTCGCGGGACTCTTTCTCGGCATGGCGTTCCTCGTCGCCTGGTGCCGCTTTTTCGGCCTGCCCTGGACCGGCGCGGTGCTCCTGCCCCTGGCCTTCCTGCTGGTCACGCTCGTGGTCAGCCGACTCGTCTGCCAGGGCGGCCTGCCCTACTTCACCCTGACGGCCGCTCCGTCCGACGGGATCATCGGCCTGTTCGGCACAGGCGTCTTCGGCTCGGCGGGCGTGGCCGCAACCGCTGTCATGCAGAAGGTCCTCTTCCTGGACGTACGGGAATCCGTGGCTCCGACGCTGTTCCACGGGTCCAAGATACGCGAATCGGCCGCCCCGGCCCGCCGCAGGCTGCTCCTCGCGGCCATCGGCGTCTCCCTGGTTCTGGCCCTGGCCGCGGCCTTCGCCACCATGCTCTATCTCGGCCACCGCTACGGCCTGCGCGAACTGCGCCTGGACTGGGCCACCCAGACCGTGCTGGCCAACTACGAAAACGCCCAACGGCTGGTGGACCAGCCCGCAGGCCCCAACCAATGGCTGATAACCTACGCGGGCTTCGGCGCGCTGGTCATGTTCGTGCTCATCTACTGCTACTACAAGCTGCCCTGGTGGCCCCTGCACCCGCTGGGCTACCTGGCAGCCTATTCGGCAGGCATGAAAATCCTGTGGTATCCGTTCTTCCTGGGCTGGCTGTGCAACCACCTGGTCCTGCACTACGGCGGCACCCGGCTCTACAACAAGGTCCGATTCCTGTTCATCGGCCTGATTCTCGGCGATTTTCTCATGGGCGGCGTCTACGCCGTCATCGGCATGTTCTCCAACCAGGCGTACAGCGTCTTTCCCCTGTAA
- a CDS encoding FtsX-like permease family protein has product MIRRGPHLHILLALAAAFVLGAAFAPSARADGAALLRRLSAIEDRSPGSPGCAEAADMVEAELKRLFPNGTFGRQSFHLPVQVQEGAALKIAASGHVEPLRQLRANALSPGALTPPGVDGPLIYVGNGRVADFNGLSVEGAVVLMDMDSGKNWNNAAMLGARALIFVGVGGDGGPNPRPGFEAKFELTPVDFPIFWISRERAEALFGKGLVSKGPKALGEVGLTSKGKWRNERLENVYCRIPGSDPELSAQTVILEAFYDSTALVEGHSPGADEGASIAVLMDLAETLAAHPPKRSVLFLATAGKSSAQAGMREFTWALVSRGKDLKGRRDRLQGLVADTRRTLDLLRSPAPLSPNGLAAPSDATLLKKALKAVVRNREDDITGELMRLRLLNGDETADQTRIQTLADERIRLKRLTWVGSTVADYKLPDDERTALQRFILPAETHQAAVLADATGQLEDIASARAVRDALGETSIAAHISLYLSTHGDGVGGFDQGWLIDLKPDVNRTGFFRPLDTVMKGAVERLKNSDPDTARLFRDTLRPGKRAWQSYLPDRPELGGEPMALAGLPGFTLATVHDVRPAWGTPYDRPGRVNFEFLAKQSRLVATLVTALANEPVTDAGKREKNNFVTVEGRANLLRKGEIFPDRPATGMVVLAFQWQTRDYGMVDTQGDFRIPGLAGKTVSYHKAVIEAFKFNEETGLADWAIDKPKTGKDAYRLKLSRPVQATDLVLFACTQTTLFDMFEPRTFKYLYRPTLIDGRSEAPPVSYWYSRLDTRLSTLGTLFLEPDTPVKLTLSDTVLDKKVLLLNSNPEHPEGLGYVARRWPVIPLTEFRAARDMWTLLAPRIDNLEEKGIVNDRIRLLRKQGDEQLAEATAFREAKQWDKFVEASRASLSKASRVYNDVDKTQRDVLFGVLFYVALFVPFAYCMERLFFSFVDIKKRISAFLGFLFLIIGVIYLVHPAFQLTYSPLVVILAFFILALSLLVSLIIFFRFEREMVELQKRSSHVKLTGISPMAAFGAAFVLGVGNLKRRPVRTFLTFATLVILTFTIMNFTTVKSVRQAGWAKFNDHASYEGLMGKYLNWQDIPVEALSVVRNAFSGSGTVAPRVWYDTGFTSDKSRAPLIPVVRDGKEAQGRGLVGLSWLEPRVSGLDRILVKGRWFREGERQAVMLPERMAERIGADPDDPTRNKVVLWGLPLTLVGVFSDDGLRDNPDLDGEPITPIVFPNQAATQLSEVEAEAIESGEDVMTTESRYQHIPGFETVIVPAEELLALSAGRLKGIAVRPDIGHRVGDDLGDRFGLLLFKGGPEGTSLYYASDAVNYSGMANILIPLGISILIVLNTMIGSVYERRPEIAVYTSVGLAPPHVAFLFIAESLAFAVISVVVGYILAQTSSAFLAGTPLWAGMTANYSSTAGVAAMILVIGVVLISAIYPARVAANIAIPDVNKSWTMPEAEGDRLTVILPFLIKMSEMSSAGGFLRQYYLAHHDISHGMFCTDDMRCNFLDLDEQGAPEPDIPLSDDLCFSMDLRVWLAPFDFGVRQKVKLIFCPSEIYGGFRQIKVLIDREAGELTAWENLNRNFINDLRKQLLAWRSLDNDAVVHYADDLNAERRRFEREQPKEAEA; this is encoded by the coding sequence GCGGGCCGACGGCGCGGCGCTTCTGCGCAGGCTGAGCGCGATCGAAGACCGCTCGCCCGGCAGCCCCGGCTGCGCCGAAGCGGCCGACATGGTCGAAGCCGAGTTGAAACGCCTCTTCCCGAACGGGACCTTCGGCCGCCAAAGCTTCCATCTGCCCGTGCAGGTTCAGGAGGGAGCCGCCCTGAAAATCGCGGCCAGCGGCCATGTGGAGCCCCTGCGCCAACTGCGGGCCAACGCCCTGTCTCCCGGCGCCCTGACCCCGCCCGGCGTCGACGGACCGCTCATCTATGTCGGCAACGGACGCGTCGCCGACTTCAACGGGCTGTCGGTCGAAGGGGCCGTGGTCCTCATGGACATGGACTCGGGCAAGAACTGGAACAACGCGGCCATGCTCGGCGCGCGCGCCCTGATCTTCGTGGGCGTGGGCGGCGACGGCGGCCCGAATCCCAGGCCGGGCTTCGAGGCCAAGTTCGAACTCACCCCGGTGGACTTCCCCATCTTCTGGATATCCCGCGAACGGGCCGAAGCCCTGTTCGGCAAAGGCCTCGTCTCGAAAGGGCCGAAGGCTCTGGGCGAAGTCGGACTGACCTCCAAGGGCAAGTGGCGCAACGAACGGCTGGAGAACGTCTACTGCCGCATCCCCGGCTCAGACCCCGAGCTTTCCGCACAGACCGTCATCCTTGAAGCGTTCTACGACTCCACCGCGCTGGTGGAGGGGCACTCGCCCGGCGCGGACGAAGGCGCATCCATAGCCGTCCTCATGGACCTGGCCGAGACCCTGGCCGCGCATCCGCCCAAACGATCGGTGCTCTTCCTGGCCACGGCGGGCAAATCATCGGCGCAGGCGGGAATGCGCGAATTCACCTGGGCCCTGGTGTCCAGGGGCAAGGACCTCAAGGGACGGCGCGACCGGCTACAGGGTCTCGTGGCGGACACCCGGCGCACCCTGGATCTTCTCCGCTCTCCGGCTCCCCTGTCCCCGAACGGCCTCGCCGCCCCCAGTGACGCGACCCTGCTCAAGAAAGCGCTCAAGGCCGTGGTCCGCAACCGCGAGGACGACATCACCGGCGAACTCATGCGGCTACGGCTGCTGAACGGGGACGAAACCGCCGACCAGACGCGCATCCAGACCCTGGCCGACGAGCGCATCCGCCTGAAGCGGCTGACCTGGGTCGGCTCCACCGTGGCCGACTACAAGCTGCCCGACGACGAGCGGACGGCCCTGCAACGATTCATCCTGCCCGCCGAAACGCATCAGGCCGCCGTGCTCGCGGACGCGACAGGCCAACTGGAGGACATCGCCTCGGCCCGGGCCGTGCGCGATGCCCTGGGCGAAACGAGCATCGCGGCCCACATATCCCTGTACCTCTCCACCCACGGCGACGGGGTGGGCGGCTTCGACCAGGGGTGGCTCATCGACCTCAAGCCCGACGTCAACCGGACCGGCTTCTTCCGTCCCCTGGACACGGTCATGAAGGGCGCGGTGGAGCGGCTGAAAAACAGCGATCCCGACACCGCCCGGCTGTTCCGCGACACCCTGCGCCCCGGCAAACGCGCCTGGCAGAGCTACCTTCCCGACCGCCCCGAGCTGGGCGGCGAGCCCATGGCCCTGGCCGGACTGCCCGGTTTCACCCTGGCCACCGTCCACGACGTGCGCCCCGCCTGGGGCACCCCCTACGACCGGCCCGGGCGCGTGAATTTCGAGTTCCTGGCGAAGCAGTCCCGACTGGTCGCGACCCTGGTCACGGCCCTGGCCAACGAACCCGTGACCGACGCGGGCAAACGGGAAAAGAACAACTTCGTGACCGTGGAAGGCCGCGCCAACCTTCTCCGCAAGGGCGAAATCTTCCCGGACAGGCCAGCCACGGGCATGGTCGTCCTGGCCTTCCAGTGGCAGACGCGCGATTACGGCATGGTCGACACCCAGGGAGACTTCCGTATCCCCGGCCTGGCAGGCAAGACGGTCAGCTACCACAAGGCGGTCATCGAAGCCTTCAAATTCAACGAGGAGACCGGGCTGGCCGATTGGGCCATCGACAAGCCGAAAACCGGCAAGGACGCATACCGGCTCAAGCTCTCCCGCCCCGTGCAGGCCACGGACCTGGTCCTCTTCGCCTGCACGCAGACCACCCTGTTCGACATGTTCGAGCCGAGGACCTTCAAGTACCTGTACCGGCCCACCCTCATCGACGGCCGCTCCGAGGCTCCGCCCGTAAGCTACTGGTACAGCCGCCTGGACACCCGCCTGTCCACGCTCGGCACCCTTTTCCTGGAGCCGGACACCCCGGTCAAGCTGACCCTGTCCGACACGGTCCTGGACAAGAAGGTCCTGCTCCTCAATTCGAATCCGGAACATCCAGAGGGACTGGGCTATGTGGCCCGGCGGTGGCCGGTCATCCCCCTGACGGAATTCCGGGCCGCCCGGGACATGTGGACCCTGCTCGCCCCGCGCATCGACAACCTGGAGGAAAAGGGCATCGTCAACGACCGCATCCGGCTGCTGCGCAAGCAGGGAGACGAGCAGTTGGCGGAGGCCACGGCTTTCCGCGAGGCCAAGCAGTGGGACAAGTTCGTCGAGGCGTCCCGCGCCTCCCTGTCCAAGGCGAGCCGGGTATACAACGACGTGGACAAGACCCAGCGCGACGTGCTTTTCGGAGTGCTCTTCTATGTGGCCCTGTTCGTGCCCTTCGCCTACTGCATGGAACGGCTCTTCTTCTCCTTCGTGGACATCAAGAAACGGATCAGCGCCTTCCTGGGCTTCCTGTTCCTCATCATCGGGGTCATCTATCTGGTGCACCCGGCCTTCCAACTGACCTATTCGCCGCTGGTGGTCATCCTGGCTTTCTTCATCCTGGCCCTGTCGCTGCTCGTCTCGCTGATTATCTTCTTCCGCTTCGAGCGGGAGATGGTGGAACTGCAAAAACGGTCCTCCCACGTCAAACTGACCGGCATCAGCCCCATGGCGGCCTTCGGCGCCGCCTTCGTCCTTGGGGTGGGCAACCTGAAGCGGCGGCCCGTGCGCACCTTCCTGACCTTCGCCACCCTGGTCATCCTGACCTTCACCATCATGAACTTCACCACGGTCAAATCGGTGCGGCAGGCCGGGTGGGCGAAATTCAACGATCACGCCTCCTACGAGGGGCTCATGGGCAAGTACCTCAACTGGCAGGACATCCCCGTGGAGGCCCTGTCCGTCGTCCGCAACGCCTTTTCCGGCTCGGGGACCGTGGCCCCGCGCGTCTGGTACGACACCGGCTTCACCTCCGACAAATCCCGCGCCCCGCTCATCCCGGTAGTCCGCGACGGGAAGGAGGCGCAGGGACGCGGCCTGGTCGGCCTTTCCTGGCTCGAACCGCGGGTCAGCGGACTCGACCGCATCCTGGTCAAGGGACGCTGGTTCCGAGAAGGCGAACGGCAGGCGGTCATGCTGCCCGAGCGCATGGCCGAACGGATCGGAGCCGACCCGGACGATCCCACGCGCAACAAGGTCGTTCTCTGGGGGCTGCCCCTGACCCTGGTGGGCGTGTTCAGCGACGACGGCCTCCGCGACAATCCCGACCTGGACGGCGAGCCCATCACCCCCATCGTCTTTCCCAACCAGGCGGCCACCCAGCTCTCCGAGGTCGAGGCGGAAGCCATCGAAAGCGGCGAGGACGTCATGACGACCGAATCCCGCTACCAGCACATCCCCGGCTTCGAGACCGTCATCGTCCCGGCCGAGGAACTGCTGGCCCTGTCGGCGGGCCGCCTCAAGGGCATTGCCGTGCGCCCGGACATCGGGCATCGCGTGGGCGACGACCTGGGCGACCGCTTCGGCCTGCTCTTGTTCAAGGGCGGCCCGGAGGGGACCTCCCTCTACTACGCCTCGGACGCGGTCAACTACTCGGGAATGGCCAACATCCTGATTCCGCTGGGCATCTCCATACTCATCGTGCTCAACACCATGATCGGCTCCGTCTACGAACGCCGCCCCGAGATCGCGGTCTACACCTCGGTCGGGCTGGCCCCGCCCCACGTGGCCTTCCTGTTCATCGCCGAGTCGCTGGCCTTCGCGGTCATTTCCGTGGTGGTGGGCTACATCCTGGCCCAGACCTCCAGCGCGTTCCTGGCCGGGACCCCGCTGTGGGCGGGCATGACCGCCAACTATTCTTCCACGGCAGGCGTGGCCGCCATGATCCTGGTCATCGGCGTGGTCCTGATCTCGGCCATCTACCCAGCCCGCGTGGCGGCCAACATCGCCATCCCGGACGTGAACAAATCCTGGACCATGCCCGAGGCCGAAGGCGACAGGCTGACCGTCATCCTGCCCTTCCTCATCAAGATGTCCGAAATGTCCTCGGCGGGCGGCTTCCTGCGCCAGTACTACCTGGCTCACCACGACATTTCCCACGGCATGTTCTGCACGGACGACATGCGCTGCAATTTCCTCGACCTGGACGAACAGGGTGCTCCGGAGCCCGACATCCCCCTGTCCGACGACCTGTGCTTCTCCATGGACCTGCGCGTCTGGCTGGCGCCCTTCGACTTCGGCGTGCGCCAGAAAGTGAAGCTGATCTTCTGCCCCTCCGAAATATACGGCGGCTTCCGGCAGATAAAGGTCCTCATCGACCGCGAGGCGGGCGAGCTCACGGCCTGGGAAAACCTCAACCGCAATTTCATCAACGACCTGCGCAAGCAACTGCTGGCCTGGCGGTCCCTGGACAACGACGCCGTGGTCCACTACGCCGACGACCTGAACGCCGAGCGGCGGCGGTTCGAGCGGGAACAGCCGAAGGAGGCCGAGGCATGA